A window from Triplophysa dalaica isolate WHDGS20190420 chromosome 3, ASM1584641v1, whole genome shotgun sequence encodes these proteins:
- the nebl gene encoding nebulette produces the protein MNPHCARCGKIVYATEKVNCLDKYWHKGCFHCEVCKMTLNMNNYKGYEKKPYCNAHYPKQTFTIVTDTPENLRLKQQSELQSQVKYKQDFEQSKGRGHKFVIDTPELQRLRKAQDQISNAKYHKDFEMSGLHGVPQVTQGPYLVHAQTRTNHETAGNGTHKGVHQYIMEMDRRPGVIVAPVLPGAYYPSNQTHGHSYMHQTSMHSLRSQHMSMTVYRAMYDYTAQDYDEVSFRDGDIIHNVQSIDEGWMYGTVQRTGRSGMLPANYVEGIR, from the exons ATGAACCCTCATTGCGCACGCTGTGGGAAAATTGTCTACGCAACAGAGAAGGTGAACTGTCTGGACAAG TACTGGCACAAAGGATGCTTCCATTGTGAGGTGTGTAAAATGACTCTCAACATGAATAACTACAAGGGATACGAGAAGAAGCCCTACTGCAACGC GCACTACCCAAAACAGACCTTTACAATAGTGACAGACACCCCCGAGAATCTTCGGCTGAAACAGCAAAGTGAGCTCCAAAGTCAG GTCAAGTACAAGCAGGATTTTGAACAAAGCAAGGGTCGAGGCCACAAATTTGTCATTGACACACCAGAGCTACAGAGACTGAGGAAGGCCCAGGATCAGATTAGCAAC GCGAAGTATCATAAAGACTTTGAGATGTCTGGTTTGCATGGGGTACCTCAGGTAACGCAAGGGCCATACCTGGTGCACGCTCAGACGAGAACTAACCATGAGACAGCAGGGAACGGCACACACAAGGGCGTTCATCAGTATATCATGGAGATGGATCGAAGACCTGGAGTCATTGTGG CACCTGTACTTCCTGGTGCGTACTATCCCAGCAATCAAACCCATGGGCACAGCTACATGCATCAAACCAGCATGCATTCACTGAGGTCACAACATATGAGCATG ACTGTATACAGGGCCATGTATGACTACACAGCACAGGATTACGATGAGGTGTCTTTCCGTGATGGTGACATCATTCACAACGTGCAGTCAATCGATGAGGGCTGGATGTACGGAACGGTACAGCGGACAGGGCGATCGGGAATGCTGCCAGCCAACTATGTGGAGGGCATTCGCTAG